The Brassica oleracea var. oleracea cultivar TO1000 chromosome C6, BOL, whole genome shotgun sequence genome includes a region encoding these proteins:
- the LOC106298720 gene encoding protein AUXIN-REGULATED GENE INVOLVED IN ORGAN SIZE, which produces MIRKTPNLQNDIINIQERYSNNLVMDAGGGRNNRKNVNFRRPPAMTSENSKHELRRTFSSQKRLMIPANYFSLESLVILVGLTASLLILPLVLPPLPPPPFMLLLIPIGIMVLLIVLAFMPSSSSKAKDVTHTFM; this is translated from the coding sequence ATGATTCGCAAAACCCCAAATTTACAGAACGACATCATAAACATCCAAGAGCGTTACTCAAACAACCTTGTCATGGACGCAGGAGGAGGAAGAAACAACCGGAAAAACGTAAACTTTCGCCGTCCACCGGCAATGACGTCAGAGAACAGCAAGCATGAGTTGCGACGGACCTTCTCGTCGCAGAAAAGGTTGATGATCCCGGCGAACTACTTCAGTTTGGAGTCTCTGGTTATACTGGTGGGTCTAACGGCGTCACTGTTGATCCTACCGTTAGTTCTGCCGCCGTTACCTCCGCCTCCGTTTATGCTGCTTTTGATTCCCATTGGGATTATGGTTTTACTCATTGTTCTTGCCTTCATGCCTTCTTCTTCTTCTAAGGCCAAAGATGTAACTCACACTTTTATGTAA
- the LOC106296294 gene encoding guanosine nucleotide diphosphate dissociation inhibitor 2-like: protein MDEEYEVIVLGTGLKECILSGLLSVDGVKVLHMDRNDYYGGESTSLNLNQLWKKFRGEEKAPEHLGASRDYNVDMMPKFMMGNGKLVRTLIHTDVTKYLSFKAVDGSYVFVKGKVQKVPVTPMEALKSPLMGIFEKRRAGKFFSYVQDYDEKDPKTHNGMDLTKVTTKELIAKFGLDDNTIDFIGHAVALHTNDQHLNQPALDTVMRMKLYAESLARFQGTSPYIYPLYGLGELPQAFARLSAVYGGTYMLCKPECKVEFDEEGKVIGVTSEGETAKCKKIVCDPSYLPNKVRKIGTVARAIAIMSHPIPNTNGSHSVQVIIPQKQLGRKSDMYVFCCSYSHNVAPKGKFIAFVSTDAETDNPQTELKAGIDLLGPVDEIFFDMYDRYEPVNEPALDNCFISTSYDATTHFETTVADVLNMYTLITGKQLDLSVDLSAASAAEE from the exons ATGGATGAAGAGTACGAGGTCATTGTTCTCGGAACCGGTCTCAAGGAGTGTATCCTCAGCGGCCTCCTCTCCGTCGATGGTGTCAAG GTGCTTCACATGGACAGGAATGATTACTATGGTGGAGAATCAACATCTCTTAATCTCAATCAG CTTTGGAAGAAGTTTAGGGGAGAAGAGAAGGCTCCTGAGCATCTAGGCGCTAGCAGGGATTACAATGTTGACATGATGCCTAAG TTTATGATGGGAAATGGCAAGCTTGTTCGTACCCTTATTCACACTGACGTTACAAAGTATTTGTCTTTCAAAGCTGTTGATGGAAGCTATGTCTTCGTTAAAGGGAAG GTTCAAAAGGTGCCAGTTACTCCTATGGAGGCCCTGAAATCTCCTCTCATGGGTATATTCGAGAAACGTCGAGCTGGCAAGTTTTTCAGTTATGTTCAGGATTACGACGAGAAGGATCCCAAAACACACAATGGGATGGACTTGACCAAAGTTACAACAAAGGAACTGATTGC GAAGTTTGGTCTTGATGACAACACCATTGACTTTATTGGTCACGCAGTGGCGCTTCACACGAATGACCAACATCTCAATCAACCCGCCTTGGATACTGTAATGAGAATGAAG CTCTATGCCGAATCTCTTGCACGTTTCCAAGGAACCTCTCCATATATTTATCCTCTCTATGGCTTGGGAGAACTACCCCAG GCATTTGCACGGCTTAGTGCTGTCTATGGTGGCACGTATATGTTGTGCAAACCTGAATGCAAG GTAGAGTTTGATGAAGAAGGTAAGGTTATTGGTGTAACATCTGAGGGAGAGACTGCCAAATGCAAAAAGATTGTGTGTGACCCTTCCTACCTTCCTAACAAG GTTCGGAAGATTGGTACAGTTGCTCGGGCCATCGCAATTATGAGCCACCCTATTCCAAACACCAATGGCTCTCACTCAGTGCAGGTCATCATACCTCAGAAGCAGCTGGGCCGCAAATCAGACAT GTATGTCTTCTGCTGTTCCTACTCCCACAACGTTGCTCCCAAGGGAAAATTCATCGCATTTGTATCTACAGACGCAGAGACTGATAACCCTCAAACCGAACTAAAGGCTGGAATTGATCTCTTGGGTCCTGTTGATGAGATATTCTTCGACATGTATGATAGATATGAGCCTGTCAACGAGCCCGCTCTGGACAACTGCTTTATATCAACG AGCTATGATGCTACAACACACTTCGAGACGACTGTTGCTGATGTGTTGAACATGTATACCCTGATCACCGGAAAG CAACTGGACCTAAGTGTTGATCTGAGTGCAGCAAGTGCTGCAGAGGAATGA
- the LOC106299626 gene encoding putative histone-lysine N-methyltransferase ASHH4, producing the protein MHQVGDYSKRYLAMVTAKNKGSGRNQIKKGFRKFSKQMEGSEKLKSPDRLNKRKPAFIKRNIYLKEKFKKTINKDHGIFCSCSSSSGSSTLCGKNCNCELLLSSCSPSCPCRCECTNKPFQQRHIKKMKIVQTEKCGYGIVADEDINSGEFIIEYVGEVIDNEICEQRLWKLKHKVETNFYLCQINNNLLVDATYKGNKSRYFNHSCDPNTVMQKWMIDGETRLGIFATRDINKGEHLTYDYQLVQFGEDQDCHCGAVCCKKKLGAKTSKTKNILSDENVNLTACKAVTRKRPKVKRTRGKDPPG; encoded by the exons ATGCATCAAGTTGGGGACTATTCGAAACGGTATCTTGCCATGGTTACAGCCAAGAATAAG GGTTCTGGTCGGAATCAAATCAAGAAAGGGTTTAGAAAGTTTTCGAAGCAGATGGAGGGATCGGAGAAATTAAAATCTCCGGATAGATTGAATAAGAGGAAGCCTGCCTTCATAAAGCGCA ATATCTACCTGAAGGAGAAGTTTAAAAAGACGATTAATAAAGATCATGGCATATTCTGTTCTTGCTCTTCATCTTCTGGCTCGTCAACTCTTTGTGGAAAAAATTGCAATTGCGA GTTGCTACTTTCAAGTTGTTCACCTAGTTGCCCGTGCAGATGTGAGTGCACCAACAAACCGTTCCAACAAAGACATATCAAGAAAATGAAAATAGTCCAG ACAGAGAAATGTGGATATGGGATTGTAGCAGATGAAGATATCAATTCAGGAGAGTTTATCATCGAGTATGTTGGGGAAG TTATCGACAATGAGATTTGTGAACAAAGACTTTGGAAGCTGAAGCATAAGGTGGAGACAAATTTCTACTTGTGTCAGATAAACAACAATTTGTTGGTTGATGCTACTTACAAGGGGAATAAATCGAGATATTTCAATCACAGCTGCGACCCTAATACAGTGATGCAGAAATG GATGATTGATGGAGAGACAAGACTCGGCATATTTGCTACCCGTGATATAAACAAAGGAGAGCACCTGACTTATGATTACCA GCTTGTTCAGTTTGGCGAAGATCAAGATTGCCATTGTGGTGCCGTATGTTGCAAGAAAAAGCTTGGTGCAAAAACTAGCAAAACTAAGAACATACTCTCGGATGAAAATGTGAACCTAACGGCGTGTAAAGCAGTGACCCGTAAACGGCCCAAG GTTAAAAGAACTCGAGGCAAAGACCCCCCGGGTTAG